From Prochlorococcus sp. MIT 1223, the proteins below share one genomic window:
- a CDS encoding peroxiredoxin — MNRRTFIHIFTIFVTCLISPIKSSAGNESIISSKIKAPAFNLYGFDYKSNKIKQYSYEEFRNSWLVIYFYPEDFTEGCTIEANGFSKLKNEFSNKNANILGISSDNIDKHSNFCGKNQLTFPLLSDPQGTISKQYHSWSGSNSSRNTFLINPSGYIESKWISVSPIHHAEEVLNTLISLTT, encoded by the coding sequence ATGAATAGAAGAACTTTCATTCATATATTCACTATTTTTGTAACTTGTCTAATATCTCCTATTAAGTCCTCTGCAGGAAACGAGAGTATAATTTCTAGTAAAATCAAGGCTCCTGCTTTTAATTTATATGGTTTTGATTATAAGTCAAATAAAATAAAACAATATTCCTATGAAGAATTTAGAAATAGTTGGCTCGTAATATACTTCTACCCAGAAGATTTTACTGAAGGTTGCACTATTGAGGCTAATGGTTTCAGTAAATTAAAAAACGAATTCTCTAATAAAAATGCAAATATCTTAGGTATTAGCTCAGATAATATAGATAAGCATTCTAATTTTTGTGGCAAAAATCAACTTACATTTCCACTCTTAAGTGATCCTCAAGGAACAATAAGCAAGCAATATCATTCTTGGTCAGGCAGTAATTCTTCCAGGAATACATTCCTCATCAACCCAAGCGGCTATATTGAATCTAAATGGATATCAGTCAGCCCTATTCATCATGCTGAGGAAGTTTTGAATACGTTAATATCATTAACAACATAA
- the ilvA gene encoding threonine ammonia-lyase, biosynthetic: MDDYLQKILRARVYDVALETPLEKARNLSNKFQNNIFFKREDLQEVFSFKIRGAYNRMNQLTKKELIKGVVASSAGNHAQGVALSATQLKCRAVIVMPLTTPLVKVMAVKALKAEVILYGDTYDDACTEALKISLNQGLTFIHPFDDPEVIAGQGTIGMEIIRQCERPPSAIYVAVGGGGLISGIAAYVKSLWPQVEIIGVEPKDSCAMTTSLKAGKIIELDEIGLFADGVAVRKVGINTFALAQKYVDSMITVSTDEICAAIKDVFEDTRSILEPAGALAIAGMKADITKRNLKDKDLIAIACGANMNFERLRFVAERAELGEQKESMLAIEIPEKAGSLREICKLLGRKNLTEFSYRMSGSNNAFIFLGVEIKEPKEIEELINKFQSAGFNCLDLTKDELSKLHLRHMVGGRLPKTKKQNHGDCFKELLYRFEFPERPGALMNFLTCMKPDWSISIFHYRNHGADIGRIVIGVLVKDSELEAWKTFVNQIGYKSFDETKNPAYKLFLGAQT, from the coding sequence ATGGACGACTATCTTCAAAAAATTCTTAGAGCTCGAGTTTATGACGTTGCTCTTGAAACCCCTTTAGAAAAGGCAAGAAATCTTAGTAATAAATTCCAGAATAATATTTTCTTTAAAAGAGAAGACCTACAAGAAGTCTTTTCATTCAAAATTCGCGGAGCATATAACCGTATGAATCAATTAACTAAAAAAGAACTCATTAAAGGTGTTGTTGCTTCTAGTGCTGGCAATCATGCACAGGGGGTTGCACTAAGTGCTACTCAATTGAAATGTAGGGCTGTGATTGTAATGCCTTTAACTACTCCACTTGTAAAGGTAATGGCTGTAAAAGCTCTAAAAGCTGAAGTTATTCTTTATGGAGATACTTATGACGATGCATGCACAGAAGCTTTAAAAATCTCATTAAATCAAGGCCTAACTTTTATTCATCCATTTGACGATCCAGAGGTTATTGCAGGTCAAGGAACAATAGGGATGGAGATAATAAGACAATGTGAAAGGCCTCCATCCGCAATTTACGTTGCAGTTGGCGGAGGTGGTTTAATAAGTGGAATCGCAGCTTATGTAAAAAGCCTTTGGCCACAAGTAGAAATAATTGGAGTAGAGCCAAAAGATTCTTGCGCAATGACAACATCATTAAAAGCCGGAAAGATTATTGAACTTGATGAAATTGGACTTTTTGCTGATGGAGTTGCAGTTAGAAAAGTAGGAATAAATACATTTGCTTTAGCTCAAAAGTATGTAGATTCAATGATAACTGTCAGCACAGATGAAATTTGCGCTGCCATCAAGGATGTCTTTGAAGATACAAGGTCTATTTTAGAACCAGCTGGAGCATTAGCAATAGCAGGGATGAAAGCTGATATCACGAAAAGAAACTTAAAGGATAAAGATCTAATAGCTATTGCTTGCGGAGCAAATATGAACTTTGAAAGGCTTCGTTTTGTAGCAGAGCGTGCTGAACTTGGTGAACAAAAAGAATCAATGTTAGCTATAGAGATACCAGAAAAGGCAGGAAGTTTAAGAGAAATATGTAAGCTTTTAGGACGGAAAAACCTTACGGAATTCAGCTATAGAATGTCCGGTTCTAATAACGCATTCATTTTCCTTGGAGTAGAGATTAAAGAACCAAAAGAAATAGAAGAGCTGATAAATAAATTTCAATCAGCCGGATTCAATTGCTTAGATCTTACAAAAGACGAATTATCAAAATTACACCTCCGACATATGGTTGGAGGAAGGCTTCCAAAAACAAAGAAACAAAACCACGGTGACTGTTTCAAAGAACTTTTATACAGGTTTGAATTTCCCGAAAGGCCTGGTGCTCTGATGAATTTTCTTACTTGCATGAAACCAGATTGGAGTATCAGTATTTTCCATTACAGAAATCATGGGGCTGACATAGGAAGAATTGTTATTGGAGTACTAGTAAAAGATTCTGAACTTGAAGCTTGGAAAACATTCGTAAATCAAATTGGTTATAAGAGCTTTGATGAAACTAAAAATCCTGCTTACAAATTATTCCTAGGTGCACAAACCTAA
- the rpmB gene encoding 50S ribosomal protein L28, with the protein MSRVCQLTGTKANNGMSVSHSHIRTKKLQQANLQKRRLWWAEGNKWVNLRITTRALKTIQKKGLGNYAKSLGIDLKSI; encoded by the coding sequence ATGTCTAGAGTTTGCCAACTCACAGGTACAAAAGCTAATAATGGAATGTCAGTGAGTCATTCGCATATTCGTACGAAGAAATTACAACAAGCAAATTTACAAAAGAGAAGACTATGGTGGGCAGAAGGAAATAAATGGGTAAATTTAAGAATTACGACTAGAGCACTGAAAACAATACAAAAAAAAGGTTTAGGAAATTATGCCAAATCTCTTGGTATAGATTTAAAAAGTATTTAA
- the ftsH gene encoding ATP-dependent zinc metalloprotease FtsH has product MNPKLRGITLWLLPIAIVLLLSWQIFGNTSKNNLDQTRTSIASRNPPVSRISYGRFLDYINSGRVTSLDIYEGGRNAVVEAIDPDFDNRIQRLKVDLPGITPELINKLKDEGISFDIHPARTAPPALGIFGNLLFPFLLIGGLIFLARRSNSMPGGPGQAMQFGKTKARFAMEAETGVKFDDVAGVNEAKEDLEEVVTFLKQPEKFTSVGAQIPRGVLLVGPPGTGKTLLAKAIAGEAGVPFFSLSGSEFVEMFVGVGASRVRDLFKRAKENSPCLIFIDEIDAVGRQRGAGIGGGNDEREQTLNQLLTEMDGFETNNGIIIIAATNRPDVLDSALMRPGRFDRQVSVDAPDINGRLSILKVHSRNKKLEDKLTLESIAKRTPGFTGADLANLLNEAAILTARRRKSSIGINEIDDAVDRIIAGMEGQTLVDGRSKRLIAYHEIGHALIGSLVKAHDPVQKVTVIPRGQAKGLTWFSPDDDQMLVSRSQLKARIMGALGGRAAEDIVFGRAEVTTGAGGDIQQVASMARQMVTRFGMSNLGPVSLESDSQEVFIGRDLMTRNDVSDAINQQIDEQVRKIVKQCYEETLEIVRNNREAMDKLVEIIIEKETIEGDDFRNILSTFTEVPEKDRFTPVLNQATS; this is encoded by the coding sequence ATGAATCCTAAATTGCGCGGAATAACTTTGTGGTTACTCCCTATAGCAATAGTTTTGCTTCTCTCTTGGCAGATATTTGGTAACACCAGTAAAAATAATTTGGATCAGACTAGAACTTCAATAGCATCTAGGAACCCGCCTGTTTCTAGAATTAGTTATGGAAGGTTTTTAGATTATATAAATTCAGGAAGAGTAACTTCTCTTGATATTTATGAAGGAGGCAGAAATGCAGTAGTAGAAGCGATTGATCCTGATTTTGATAATAGAATACAAAGACTTAAAGTTGATCTTCCAGGCATAACACCAGAATTAATTAATAAATTAAAAGATGAAGGAATAAGTTTTGATATTCATCCAGCAAGAACAGCTCCTCCTGCACTCGGAATATTTGGCAACTTGCTCTTTCCATTTCTTTTAATAGGAGGTCTAATATTTCTTGCTAGAAGATCAAATTCAATGCCAGGTGGACCAGGCCAAGCAATGCAATTTGGGAAAACTAAAGCTCGTTTTGCGATGGAGGCTGAAACAGGGGTCAAATTTGATGATGTTGCTGGTGTAAATGAAGCAAAAGAAGACTTAGAAGAAGTAGTTACTTTTCTAAAACAACCAGAAAAGTTTACATCTGTAGGTGCTCAAATCCCAAGAGGAGTCTTACTAGTTGGTCCTCCTGGAACAGGAAAAACTCTTCTTGCTAAAGCAATTGCAGGAGAAGCTGGTGTACCCTTCTTTTCTCTTTCTGGATCTGAGTTTGTAGAGATGTTTGTTGGAGTTGGAGCAAGTAGGGTCAGAGACTTATTTAAAAGAGCCAAAGAGAATAGTCCTTGTTTAATATTTATTGATGAAATAGACGCTGTTGGAAGACAACGAGGAGCGGGAATTGGAGGTGGAAATGATGAAAGAGAACAAACACTTAATCAATTATTAACAGAAATGGATGGGTTTGAAACTAACAACGGAATTATAATAATTGCTGCAACTAATAGACCTGACGTTTTAGACTCAGCATTAATGAGACCAGGAAGATTCGATAGACAAGTATCAGTTGATGCCCCAGATATAAACGGAAGACTTTCAATATTGAAAGTTCATTCTAGAAATAAAAAGCTTGAAGATAAACTAACTTTAGAAAGTATTGCCAAAAGAACTCCTGGATTTACAGGAGCAGACTTAGCAAATCTGTTAAATGAAGCAGCCATACTAACTGCCAGAAGGAGAAAGAGTTCGATAGGTATTAATGAAATAGATGATGCCGTAGATAGGATTATTGCTGGAATGGAAGGACAAACGCTTGTAGACGGACGCAGTAAAAGGCTCATTGCTTATCACGAAATTGGCCACGCTTTAATTGGATCACTGGTAAAAGCTCATGATCCAGTTCAAAAGGTTACTGTTATTCCTCGAGGACAAGCAAAAGGACTTACTTGGTTTTCTCCAGATGATGATCAAATGTTAGTTAGTCGCTCTCAATTAAAAGCAAGGATAATGGGAGCGTTAGGGGGAAGAGCTGCTGAGGACATCGTGTTTGGAAGGGCAGAAGTAACAACAGGTGCAGGAGGAGATATACAGCAAGTAGCCTCTATGGCAAGACAAATGGTAACTAGGTTTGGAATGAGTAATCTCGGACCTGTTTCTCTTGAAAGTGATAGTCAAGAGGTATTTATTGGAAGAGACTTAATGACAAGAAACGATGTATCAGATGCAATAAATCAACAAATTGATGAACAAGTTAGAAAAATAGTTAAACAATGCTATGAGGAGACATTAGAAATAGTAAGAAATAATAGAGAGGCTATGGACAAATTAGTTGAAATAATTATTGAAAAAGAAACTATAGAAGGAGATGATTTTAGGAATATCTTATCAACTTTTACTGAAGTACCAGAAAAAGACAGATTTACACCTGTATTAAACCAGGCAACAAGTTAA
- a CDS encoding nucleoside triphosphate pyrophosphohydrolase family protein yields the protein MNLNHYQHNSRRTALYPDLGNNPIYPTLGLAGEAGEVADKVKKILRDNNGIFDPDAKEAIKLELGDVLWYVAQLSSELGFELNDVAQANLDKLASRAKRGQISGDGDDR from the coding sequence ATGAACCTAAATCATTATCAACACAATTCTCGAAGAACAGCTCTTTATCCAGATTTAGGAAATAATCCAATTTATCCAACACTTGGACTGGCTGGAGAAGCAGGAGAAGTTGCTGACAAAGTAAAGAAAATTCTTAGAGACAATAATGGCATTTTTGATCCTGATGCCAAAGAAGCCATCAAATTAGAATTGGGAGATGTCCTTTGGTATGTAGCCCAACTCTCTTCTGAATTAGGTTTTGAGCTAAATGATGTTGCTCAAGCAAATCTTGATAAACTTGCAAGCAGGGCCAAACGAGGACAAATATCAGGGGATGGAGATGACAGATAA
- a CDS encoding DUF3593 domain-containing protein, which yields MLSKILLLLNSTDPSAFFILSLFPYIIFLYWAQKCLSIPRTSLIGFRLTLLFVLMTIIFAIISLIYFGDELTNIDPLHGAAEAFLTLSDAFIAWGFIQMLKPEEVKNS from the coding sequence ATGCTTTCGAAAATACTTTTACTTTTAAATTCAACAGACCCCTCAGCTTTCTTTATCTTATCATTATTTCCCTATATCATTTTTTTGTATTGGGCACAAAAATGTTTATCAATTCCTAGGACTTCTCTAATAGGGTTTAGATTAACTCTCCTTTTTGTACTAATGACAATTATCTTTGCAATAATTTCACTTATTTACTTTGGCGATGAACTAACGAATATTGACCCTCTCCATGGAGCGGCAGAAGCATTCTTAACTCTTAGTGATGCCTTTATTGCATGGGGTTTCATACAGATGCTGAAACCAGAAGAAGTAAAAAACTCTTAA
- a CDS encoding ABC transporter permease — translation MSRNLAAKEIFYMALKTLRSNKLRSLLTMLGIVIGNASVITLVGVGRGAQRLAENQLSNLGANVLFVVPGNNDTRRRGVAFPKNLVLRDSDAIKQQVPTVKRVAPQISTTEVIQYASSSSSVSISGITPEFLPVRSFEIAKGRFVNMQDLKSARSVVVIGPDLKDKLFKQSKAIGETVRIRDQYFEVIGIMAAKGAVFGNNQDENAYIPLTTMVSRITGKDPTYGISLSFISIEAINEKSTRAAKFQITNLLRQRHNIIRDDDFAVRSQKDALTIVSTITGGLTLMLAAIGGVSLIVGGIGIMNIMLVSVNERTQEIGLRKALGAKQIDILNQFLIESLILAVLGGIVGTCTGLTTVKIISLATPLPATIGRDIILLTVMISGSIGLTFGVLPARRAAKLDPIVALRSL, via the coding sequence ATGTCTAGGAATTTAGCAGCTAAAGAAATATTTTATATGGCGCTAAAAACTCTTAGGTCCAATAAATTAAGAAGTTTATTGACTATGCTCGGCATAGTAATAGGGAATGCATCTGTAATAACTCTTGTAGGTGTAGGAAGAGGGGCACAAAGACTTGCTGAAAATCAATTAAGCAACCTAGGTGCAAATGTTCTTTTTGTAGTACCTGGTAATAATGACACTAGAAGAAGAGGAGTTGCCTTTCCCAAGAATCTCGTCCTAAGAGATTCCGATGCGATAAAGCAGCAAGTTCCAACTGTAAAAAGAGTCGCCCCTCAGATAAGTACAACTGAAGTTATTCAATATGCATCAAGTTCTAGTAGTGTTTCTATCTCAGGTATTACTCCAGAATTCCTTCCAGTTAGAAGTTTTGAAATAGCTAAAGGACGTTTTGTAAATATGCAAGATCTCAAAAGCGCTAGGAGTGTTGTAGTAATTGGCCCAGACTTAAAAGATAAGTTATTCAAGCAAAGTAAAGCTATAGGCGAAACAGTCAGAATAAGAGATCAATATTTCGAAGTAATTGGAATAATGGCAGCGAAAGGAGCTGTGTTTGGGAACAATCAAGATGAGAATGCTTATATACCATTAACTACAATGGTAAGTCGTATTACAGGAAAAGATCCTACCTACGGAATAAGCTTGAGTTTTATAAGTATTGAAGCAATAAATGAAAAATCTACAAGAGCAGCAAAGTTTCAAATAACCAACTTATTAAGACAAAGACATAACATAATTAGAGATGATGACTTCGCAGTCAGATCGCAGAAAGATGCTCTAACTATAGTTTCTACAATTACAGGTGGATTGACTCTTATGCTTGCCGCTATTGGTGGTGTTTCATTAATAGTTGGAGGAATAGGAATAATGAACATTATGCTCGTATCGGTTAACGAAAGGACTCAAGAAATAGGTTTAAGGAAAGCACTTGGAGCAAAACAAATAGATATTCTTAATCAATTTCTAATAGAATCACTGATTTTAGCAGTTCTAGGAGGAATAGTTGGAACCTGCACAGGCTTAACTACAGTTAAAATAATATCTCTTGCAACTCCATTACCCGCAACAATAGGCAGAGACATAATACTTTTAACTGTTATGATTTCAGGTTCTATTGGATTGACATTTGGAGTTTTACCAGCAAGAAGAGCAGCTAAATTAGATCCAATTGTTGCTTTAAGGAGTCTTTAA
- the dxs gene encoding 1-deoxy-D-xylulose-5-phosphate synthase → MRLSELSHPNQLHGLSVAELEDIACQIRERHLQVVSTSGGHLGPGLGVVELTLALYQTLDLDIDKVVWDVGHQAYPHKLLTGRFNQFDTLRQEKGVAGYLKRSESKFDHFGAGHASTSISAALGMALGRDQKGESFKCVAVIGDGALTGGMALEAINHAGHLPKTPLLVVLNDNDMSISPPVGALSTYLNRMRLSPPVKFVSDSVQESVKNLPFMGDEISEELKSITGSVRRLAVPKVGAVFEELGFTYIGPIDGHNISQMIRTFETAHDIGGPVLVHVLTTKGKGYPFAEEDQVGYHAQSSFDLTTGKSLPSSKPKPPSYSKVFGQTLVKLCEQNSRVVGITAAMAEGTALNLLQKSIPDQYIDVGIAEQHAVTLAAGMACEGMKPVVAIYSTFLQRAYDQLIHDVGIQNLPVTFVLDRAGIVGADGPTHQGQYDISYLRSVPNFTVMAPKDEGELQRMLVTCLNHNGPTALRIPRGPGEGVILMEEGWELIKVGNGEILLEGDDLLIVAYGAMVSQAVITAELLRESGIISTVINARFLRPLDEELIHPLALRIGKVVTMEEGTLLGGFGSAVVESLSDSDIQASTLRIGIPDRLVDHASPQQSKETLSLTPVQMSKRIKQKFGWTKDEAVIINNKNSKI, encoded by the coding sequence ATGCGTCTAAGCGAATTAAGCCATCCAAATCAGCTCCACGGCTTGTCGGTAGCAGAGCTTGAAGATATTGCTTGTCAAATTCGGGAGAGGCATCTTCAGGTTGTATCTACTAGTGGAGGTCATTTAGGTCCTGGATTGGGAGTAGTAGAACTTACTCTTGCTCTTTATCAAACCCTTGATTTAGATATTGACAAGGTTGTTTGGGATGTAGGCCATCAAGCTTATCCTCATAAATTACTTACTGGTAGATTTAATCAATTTGATACTCTTCGCCAAGAGAAGGGAGTTGCAGGATACTTAAAGAGATCTGAAAGTAAGTTTGATCATTTTGGAGCAGGGCATGCAAGTACATCTATATCAGCTGCTTTGGGAATGGCCCTTGGTAGGGATCAAAAAGGCGAGTCGTTTAAATGTGTTGCTGTAATTGGCGATGGAGCCTTAACAGGAGGCATGGCCTTAGAAGCTATTAATCATGCAGGACATTTACCTAAAACTCCTCTATTAGTTGTTCTGAATGATAACGACATGTCTATATCTCCTCCTGTTGGGGCTTTATCCACTTATTTGAATAGAATGAGGCTAAGTCCACCAGTAAAGTTTGTCTCTGACAGTGTCCAAGAAAGTGTGAAGAACCTTCCTTTTATGGGGGACGAAATATCTGAAGAACTGAAATCTATTACTGGTAGCGTTAGACGTTTGGCTGTACCAAAAGTAGGCGCAGTATTTGAAGAATTAGGCTTTACATACATAGGACCAATAGATGGACATAATATTTCACAGATGATTCGTACTTTTGAGACTGCACATGATATCGGAGGGCCTGTATTAGTTCATGTTTTAACAACGAAAGGAAAGGGCTATCCATTTGCCGAAGAAGATCAAGTTGGATATCATGCGCAATCTTCTTTTGATCTTACAACTGGAAAATCACTACCTTCTAGTAAGCCTAAGCCTCCTAGCTATAGCAAGGTTTTTGGACAAACGTTAGTAAAACTTTGTGAGCAAAATAGTAGGGTTGTTGGTATTACAGCAGCTATGGCGGAAGGTACCGCACTAAATCTTCTTCAGAAGTCTATACCTGATCAATATATTGATGTAGGTATAGCAGAACAACATGCCGTAACTCTCGCTGCTGGAATGGCTTGCGAGGGAATGAAGCCTGTTGTTGCTATTTATAGTACTTTTTTACAACGTGCTTATGATCAGCTCATTCATGATGTTGGGATACAAAACCTTCCAGTAACTTTTGTTTTAGACCGTGCTGGAATAGTGGGTGCAGATGGTCCCACTCACCAAGGTCAATATGACATTAGTTATTTAAGGTCTGTTCCTAATTTTACTGTGATGGCGCCAAAAGATGAAGGAGAATTGCAAAGAATGTTAGTTACTTGTTTAAACCACAATGGACCTACAGCTTTAAGAATTCCAAGAGGTCCAGGAGAGGGTGTGATTTTGATGGAGGAAGGTTGGGAGCTAATAAAAGTTGGTAATGGTGAAATACTTTTAGAAGGAGACGATCTATTGATTGTGGCTTATGGAGCAATGGTTTCTCAAGCTGTTATCACAGCTGAGCTGTTAAGAGAATCAGGAATAATTTCAACAGTTATAAATGCAAGATTTTTGAGACCTTTAGATGAAGAGCTTATACATCCTCTTGCGCTCAGAATTGGAAAAGTCGTCACGATGGAAGAAGGAACACTACTTGGTGGATTTGGCTCTGCAGTAGTTGAATCTTTATCTGACAGTGATATTCAAGCGTCGACTTTGAGAATTGGTATACCAGACAGACTTGTTGATCATGCCAGCCCTCAACAAAGTAAAGAAACCTTGTCCTTAACTCCTGTTCAGATGTCTAAAAGAATTAAACAAAAGTTTGGATGGACCAAGGATGAAGCAGTAATTATAAATAATAAAAACAGTAAAATATAG
- the psaK gene encoding photosystem I reaction center subunit PsaK — MLTTIFAVADPVTFQWSPKCAVVMIICNLLAYAIARANIEKPNEGFPMPNPQYYGGLSHGSFVAANCLGHVLGIGSILGLAARGVL; from the coding sequence ATGCTTACGACTATCTTTGCTGTTGCAGATCCTGTCACTTTTCAATGGTCTCCAAAGTGCGCAGTAGTAATGATCATATGCAATCTGCTCGCTTATGCGATTGCCAGAGCAAATATCGAGAAGCCTAATGAAGGATTTCCAATGCCAAACCCACAATATTATGGAGGACTAAGTCATGGCTCCTTTGTAGCAGCTAACTGCCTAGGTCATGTTTTAGGTATAGGTTCAATTCTGGGGCTAGCAGCAAGGGGAGTCCTTTAA
- the scpB gene encoding SMC-Scp complex subunit ScpB: MKEALQISLPARLEAILYLKGRPMRLQEILEIVNEEKDLVEQALFALTASYAQRDTALEISESNGLYSLQLRTGLGELVQNLLPVDISIATLRTLATIALKKRILQSDLVDIRGSGAYDHIKELISQKFIERKRQRDGRSYWITLSEKFHQTFSILPDINTPENTKAA, from the coding sequence ATTAAGGAAGCCCTTCAAATCTCACTACCAGCAAGACTGGAAGCAATCCTTTATTTAAAAGGAAGGCCAATGAGATTGCAGGAAATACTCGAAATAGTAAATGAAGAAAAAGATCTTGTTGAGCAAGCCTTATTCGCTCTAACAGCTTCATATGCTCAAAGAGACACTGCTTTAGAAATTAGCGAAAGCAATGGATTATATAGTCTCCAATTAAGAACAGGTTTGGGCGAATTGGTTCAGAATCTCTTGCCTGTAGATATATCCATAGCCACCTTAAGAACACTTGCAACTATTGCTTTAAAAAAGAGAATACTCCAATCAGACTTAGTTGATATAAGGGGTTCTGGTGCATACGACCATATTAAAGAACTAATATCTCAAAAATTTATAGAAAGGAAACGACAAAGAGATGGGCGATCATATTGGATAACTCTCTCTGAGAAATTTCATCAGACTTTTTCTATACTCCCTGATATAAACACACCAGAAAATACAAAAGCTGCATAA
- a CDS encoding DUF2499 domain-containing protein: MHSLSLPTWFIHIATVLEWTLAIILISIISFINKNRPLNWLALSMLPNLASAMAAVTWHIFDNTIELKGLVVIQAALTVIGNSAMALAAYNLYKKETISL, from the coding sequence ATGCATTCTCTATCTCTTCCAACATGGTTTATTCATATAGCAACAGTGCTTGAATGGACTTTAGCAATAATTTTAATCTCAATAATATCGTTTATTAATAAGAATAGGCCATTAAATTGGCTTGCATTATCTATGCTACCTAATCTGGCAAGTGCTATGGCAGCTGTTACTTGGCATATATTTGATAATACTATAGAATTGAAAGGGCTTGTTGTAATTCAAGCAGCACTAACTGTTATTGGAAATTCTGCTATGGCGTTGGCCGCATATAATTTATACAAAAAAGAAACTATTAGCTTATGA
- the clpP gene encoding ATP-dependent Clp endopeptidase proteolytic subunit ClpP: MIPIVIEESGRGEKAFDIYSRLLRERIIFLGEPVTNDSANRIVAQMLFLEAEDPDKDIYLYINSPGGSVYDGLGIFDTMQHVKPDIQTVCVGLAASMGAFLLCAGTKGKRSSLVHSRIMIHQPLGGARGQASDIRIQADEILYLKDRLNSELSERTGQPIERIKEDTDRDFYMSPYEAIEYGLIDTVFNKKPVKSI; encoded by the coding sequence ATGATTCCAATAGTTATAGAAGAGTCAGGCCGAGGAGAAAAGGCATTTGATATTTACTCTCGACTTCTCAGGGAAAGGATTATATTTTTAGGTGAGCCTGTTACCAATGATTCAGCGAATAGAATTGTTGCGCAAATGCTTTTTCTTGAGGCTGAAGATCCAGACAAGGACATATATCTCTACATCAATTCTCCAGGAGGATCGGTTTATGACGGTTTAGGAATATTTGATACCATGCAGCACGTTAAACCAGATATACAGACTGTATGCGTAGGTCTAGCGGCAAGTATGGGAGCTTTTCTTCTTTGTGCTGGAACTAAAGGAAAAAGAAGTAGCTTAGTTCATTCAAGAATAATGATTCATCAACCTCTTGGTGGAGCAAGGGGGCAAGCTAGTGATATCAGAATTCAAGCTGATGAAATTCTTTATTTAAAAGACAGATTAAATTCAGAATTGTCAGAACGGACAGGACAACCCATAGAAAGGATAAAGGAAGATACTGATAGAGATTTTTATATGTCTCCTTACGAAGCGATTGAATATGGTTTAATTGATACCGTTTTCAACAAGAAGCCTGTTAAATCTATTTAG
- a CDS encoding YggT family protein → MGSEIISNIFGVISQTLVIYSYLLIIRVLLTWFPNLDWSNPILSNLSAITDPYLNLFRGIIPPIAGIDISPILAFLLLNFAQSFVNIIRYASLNNSIQFYG, encoded by the coding sequence ATGGGATCAGAAATCATTTCTAATATTTTTGGTGTTATTAGCCAAACCTTAGTTATCTATTCCTATCTTCTAATTATTAGGGTATTGCTGACATGGTTCCCAAACCTTGACTGGTCTAACCCCATCTTAAGTAATCTATCAGCAATAACTGACCCATATTTAAATCTTTTCAGAGGAATAATACCTCCAATAGCAGGGATAGATATTTCACCAATCCTTGCCTTCCTTTTACTTAACTTTGCACAAAGTTTTGTTAATATTATTAGATATGCATCTCTAAACAATTCAATACAGTTTTACGGATAG